Genomic DNA from Oryza sativa Japonica Group chromosome 5, ASM3414082v1:
TGATGAAGTTACAGTACTAGTACAGTACCCTGAAGTTCACCGGATCACTAGAAGAATTTTCATCTACCATTAATTCTCAGTACTGGGCAAGGAAGAATCTGCTTGAAGGGGATTCCTTGCACGAATCATCTGTCAAGAAAACAACCAGCTCTAGCAGCACCAATTAGCGTCTCAACCCAGAACTCAAAAGAAGTTAGTAGACAGAAAGGGACAGTTAATTGTTCAGAAATCAGTATAATTCAGTAGAAGTAGGACGAGCATATATAGAGAATACAGTAGCACACGCAACAATCCTGAATTCCCATGCCACTATGCCAGTGATGACGAACTGGTGACGACGATGAGTCATCAGCTAGCCATTGTGCAGCATGGTTCTCCATGGCCGCAAAGAAGCTAGCATCGGTGATACTTTCCTGCCAGAACAAGGACGGCAAGTCTCTTTGCAATGTTCATCTGTGATACTTTATCCATTTATGTATTTAAGTGATTGTTTTCCACAATAGATGGCCAATTTGTCAGTATCAGATTCATTCCAAGATCTACCATTTTGCCTGGCCATAAAATGCACATGCATCACGGAAAGTTTTGAAAAAGAATAACAGCAGGCATCTTAAAACATCCAAGTTCCTGGCAGCAAACAGGTAAAGAAACTTTCACACAGGTACATTGGTAAATGATCGAGCTTGACTGCCAAGGTTCAGTGCCATCAAAAGTGAAATGGTTTTGCAAGGTTGGGTATCCCCATGGGCATCTATAACACTACAGAAGCTTCAttgccacacacaaaaaaaaaactcttcacTAAATTATTTTGCAGTCAGTCATCGGCTTTTGCCTCCAAGAGACGATAACACAGGTTAAAGTAAACAGTCGTAAATCATCCATACTCAAGCCAGCCAATGAACAGACTAATCAGATGGCACGCCCACGTCTGGAGCAGTCTCGCTGGTTTTCTGGTCTTCCAATGTAGCAAGTCGTTTGTCAAGAGCTTTGTAACGGGCATCCACATGGTCTTGTAGGCCTTTGACCTGAGTATGCATTTGAAAGGTCAGATGCTTTTACATTGAAACCCAACCAGTATCATGCACAGTGGAATTGAACATGCACATAAATTTTGTGCAAAGGGAGCAGGATTAGAACCACATATAGAGAATCATAGAAACCTCAATCTTACAGCTCAAACAAGTGGCCTGTTTGAAGGACCcaagaaaaatatgaaaagtTAACTTCTCATATGAATAGCCTCCTTAGCTATGCCATAGCTGGACCTGGATGGTTATATTGATTGGAGGTAACACAAGTAGACCATCCACCCATTTTAAGGAACCTCTTCTGACAAACTACAGAGTCACATATATTGCATCTTACAAAACAGCTTCCAGCTTTCATCCACGTGACGTGATTCTACTTTTACATGAGGTTATCCCACCATTGCATACTAATCTAGGACTCTAGGTTAATCAGGCATATGGACTATCCTAAAGTTCTTCCATAGCACTGTTGGCATATACATATCATTTCACCTTTCTCACAAAAGAGTCATTTCTCACTGAAGTTCCAACAAAATTTCAAATTGGAAACAAGTTATTGGTAACAGCACCAAGGTTCTTGCTGATGACAGGAATGCACCAGTTTCAAGTTAAAATACTCTGAAGAAAAGCCATTTATAGCTGCAAATTTTATGTTGCAAGATGACGTTCCTGTGCAACTTAAATGCACAGACGTTGCACTAATGAATGCCTATGTctatgataatataatatgtaGGATACTGGGTTCAATTCAACTCCAACCACGCcataatattaatattaaatGGCATCCTAAAATTCACTCTCTTTTTCCACATTCTTGAACACAAAGCATTTTCTGTGCACGCAAGGAATGGCAAACACATTGTTTTCAGATTCAAAGTGAATAGAAATCTCATAAAGAATGGTGTTATGGCATTGTCTAGAAAAACATATTCAAGCAACAGTATTTCAGAATATCAGGTTGTGGCTTCTCATCCTTAGGCGTTTTGAAAAGCTAGTTGCTTCTGTGGACAATGTACATTGTACGCGAGAGCCCACCAAGATGACCACaagctaaaaataattaaactgCCACACGAACCTTCAATTTGGCAAGCTCAGATTCCACATGAAGTGGTACTGGAACTGTCAACCAAGCCAAACTTTGGAACTGCGTTGCTAGTTAAATTATACAATTGAACACAAGTGATAGTTAAATTGAAAGTGGCAGGACCATGGAACAGTAGCCTCTATCACGGTATCACCACAGACACTCCACATTATCAGAAAATAATTGGGCAGAGGAAAAGTTCAGGCTTGGTTTTTAATCCATGCATGTTATTGGCAGCCCAATTTCAGGACAGAACAACAGCGTCAAATCCCCTTTCGGTCAAACTGAAGAGAATGCAGCACAATCATATGATATAGACACGAAGATTAAATTGGTAaacacataaaaataaaaatctaggTAACGATCTAGACACGCATAGCGTATATCCGGAGTTGCAAGCTTGAAAAGCGGGTATCCCTAAATCTCCCTCTCCACAGGCGACGTGCGGGGGACGCGATTGAACTGCCAGATAAACCACCGACGATCAAGGATCCAAGATCTTGGGTTTTAGGGAGGAGGGGGCGCACAGACCTGGAGGGCCATGGAGTCGTGGGCGAGCTTGTAGTCCTTGTAGAGGAAGAAGCCGCCggcggccccggcggcggcggcgccggcgaagaaGGAGGCCAGCCTCACCCGCAGCATGAACCCCATCGTTCTCGCGAGGCGGAATCCCTTGCCTTGCTTGCTCCCTTCCCCCCTTCCTCTGCCGCCGCTCCCTGCTGCCAAAGGCGTGCGTGCCCCGTTGTTTGGTGTTGTGCTGGCCGCGACGGCgccttgggcttgggcttgggctgcTCGGGCTCGACTGGCTCGTCCTGCCTGACTGCAtcgggcccatatgtcagtggttTTGCTATAAGTAAAACTCAAAATTTGTTTAACAAGGATACTTTGCAGTACTGTACTTACACAGTAGTAGTCGTTATAACACAgtgttgctgctgcagctgcttaCACAAATCACTGTTTCGGCCGGCTGCACCGCAGGTCCGCAGCCGCATGAGTTAAGCCGAACAGGCCCGTAGTGGTTGACAGGTGGACCCGATCCTATATGTCAGCGGCAGTTAGCCAGCTACTGCATGTGCAGTACTGCAGATAATCCCTACTGAAATTTGTTCCATGCAATAAAAAAAGGGGTAAAACACGGGCAAAATTATTTGCATAGTAGTTTGGTGAAAAGGGTAAAACGATTAGGCATAGAGTGCGATTTAATGTTATCTTAAATATAATACTTCATTGTATTTATGGTTTCAAACTGCAATTTACTAGCCTGATGTGATACAcaaatggatttttttaaagaaaaaaaaatcaaacttctACCAAGTTGAAAACTCCACATCAAAGTTCATATCTatctattttctttaaaaaacacGGTTTTTATTGTTAATAAGattcatattcatatattaGCCTTGAATATTTCTCTTGGTATGCCTCAACTCTTTTCCATATACATCATCCCTAAGACCAGTATAGTAACATTAAATAAAATAGTACTCCATTTGTCTCTAAATTTTTGGTTGGATGTTACACATcttagtataatgaatctgcgTAGAGagcctatctagattcattgtaatATGATATGTTATATCTGGACTTATAAGGACGGATGAAAGTATTAAAACGGGCTGAAAGTATCGGGCCGAACCGTCGCTGCAGCTTTACTCTGGCCCGATTTCCCGCATAAAAATCCAGGCCTGCTTCCGCGAGAAGACCCAAAATAGGAAATATCCCTCCTGTTCACGGTGGCCGCGCCGCGAGGAGATAACGGCTTTCCTACCCacccactccactccactccactccccCACCCGCTCGCACGCCATGCCGCCCCcgtccctcctctccctcctccccgccgcctccgtctccccGCGAAGCcgccgagcggcgcggcggagacccCCCACCGCGAGCCGCCTCCCCGTCCGCGGAGCACGAGCTGCGTCGCCGctccacgcctcctcctcctcctcctccggtggcggcgaaggcggaggAGGTGATGAACTGCACCTCCTCGAGAAGCCGTTCCCTTCCCCATCCCCCGCCGATGAGGATGAGTCTGAGTCGACCGAGGCCGCTCCGGCA
This window encodes:
- the LOC4339442 gene encoding uncharacterized protein, which codes for MGFMLRVRLASFFAGAAAAGAAGGFFLYKDYKLAHDSMALQVKGLQDHVDARYKALDKRLATLEDQKTSETAPDVGVPSD